Proteins encoded in a region of the Spiribacter sp. 1M189 genome:
- a CDS encoding penicillin-binding protein 1A: MSRIIRRSLQTLAGLAALGLLAVGGLVVSYIVLAPGLPSVEAVRNVELQVPLRVYTTDGELIDEFGEMRRTPVTLSAVPASLQQAFIAAEDQRFRQHPGVDYQGLARAVWYLVRTGEKGPGGSTITMQLARNLFLSSERTYLRKLREILLALRIERQFEKDKILELYLNKIYLGQRAYGVAAAAEVYYGRPLQELTLAQQAMIAGLPKAPSAWNPLADPERALQRRAYVLGRMLDSGFIDKASYEQAMAAPITAERHRRRRSVNAPFIAEMARSWAVARYGAEAAYTSGYEIYTTISAERQHQARDALRLGLHGYDERHGYRGPLTQLDPALLEGERAVLAERLSDFNTPGDLEVAVVTALDERSATLVTADGSTLELGWQGIEWARPQLGRNAMGPQPEQAADILVAGDVVYLRRSDGEWRLAQLPEPQAGLVALSPDDGRIEALVGGYDFSLSKFNRVTQAARQPGSAFKPLIYSAALANGFTPATLVNDAPVVFEDASLEDVWRPENYSGRIFGPTRLREALTYSRNLVSIRLLRQVGVRTAIDHIEQFGIPADRLAPNLSLALGAAEVTPLELAQAYAVFANGGYRVNPYYIERAVDGDGIVVYESWPARAVTAEAIEPPEPGPEGPRRPAARPAERAISAENAWLMRSMLQNVVQEGTARAARALGRSDLGGKTGTTNEQRDAWFSGFNGDLVVTAWVGFDELQTLGRYETGGRAALPIWTDFMGAALESRPESEWPRPDGLVTVRIDPESGELAGADTPGAIFETFREANLPSSNASADSSRVDGGGASSEQPIF; the protein is encoded by the coding sequence ATGTCACGCATCATCAGGCGCTCCCTGCAGACATTAGCCGGCCTCGCGGCGCTTGGCCTCCTTGCCGTCGGCGGACTGGTCGTCTCCTACATCGTGCTCGCCCCCGGTCTGCCGAGCGTCGAGGCCGTTCGCAACGTCGAGCTGCAGGTCCCGCTTCGGGTCTACACGACCGATGGCGAGTTGATCGATGAATTCGGCGAGATGCGGCGTACTCCGGTGACCCTCTCGGCGGTGCCCGCCAGTCTGCAGCAGGCCTTTATCGCCGCTGAGGATCAGCGCTTCCGTCAGCATCCGGGAGTAGATTATCAAGGCCTTGCGAGGGCGGTCTGGTACCTGGTTCGCACTGGCGAAAAGGGGCCGGGTGGCAGCACCATCACCATGCAGCTGGCACGGAACCTCTTTCTCAGTTCCGAGCGGACCTATCTGCGTAAACTCCGGGAAATCCTCCTCGCCCTGCGTATCGAGCGCCAGTTCGAGAAGGACAAGATTCTCGAGCTCTATCTCAACAAGATTTATCTCGGCCAGCGTGCCTACGGCGTAGCGGCCGCGGCTGAGGTCTACTACGGCCGGCCCCTGCAGGAACTCACCCTGGCCCAGCAGGCGATGATTGCCGGTCTACCCAAGGCACCCTCCGCCTGGAACCCGCTGGCCGACCCCGAGCGCGCACTGCAGCGGCGAGCCTATGTACTCGGACGCATGCTCGATAGCGGCTTCATCGATAAGGCCAGTTATGAACAGGCCATGGCCGCTCCGATTACCGCGGAGCGTCATCGTCGGCGTCGCAGTGTGAACGCCCCCTTCATCGCCGAGATGGCACGGTCCTGGGCGGTGGCGCGGTATGGTGCCGAGGCCGCCTACACGAGCGGCTACGAGATCTACACGACCATTTCGGCGGAACGACAGCATCAGGCGCGTGACGCGTTGCGGCTAGGGTTGCATGGTTACGATGAACGGCACGGATACCGCGGTCCGCTGACGCAACTCGACCCCGCCCTGCTCGAGGGTGAACGCGCGGTGCTGGCGGAACGCCTGTCCGACTTCAACACGCCCGGCGATCTGGAGGTCGCCGTCGTGACGGCGCTTGACGAGCGCTCCGCGACGCTGGTCACCGCTGATGGTTCAACGCTGGAGCTGGGCTGGCAGGGCATCGAATGGGCCCGTCCCCAGCTGGGTCGTAACGCCATGGGGCCGCAGCCCGAGCAGGCGGCCGATATTCTGGTGGCCGGCGATGTGGTCTACCTCCGGCGCAGTGACGGGGAGTGGCGGCTGGCACAGCTGCCCGAGCCCCAGGCCGGCCTGGTGGCTTTGAGTCCGGATGATGGCCGCATCGAGGCGCTGGTGGGGGGGTATGACTTCTCGCTGAGCAAGTTCAACCGGGTTACGCAGGCAGCCCGGCAGCCCGGATCGGCGTTCAAGCCGCTGATCTACTCCGCGGCGCTGGCCAATGGCTTTACGCCTGCAACCCTCGTCAACGACGCCCCGGTGGTGTTCGAGGATGCCTCGCTTGAGGATGTCTGGCGGCCGGAGAACTACAGCGGACGGATCTTCGGGCCGACCCGGCTGCGCGAGGCCCTGACCTACTCCCGCAATCTGGTGTCCATCCGGCTGCTACGCCAGGTGGGCGTGCGAACCGCTATTGATCACATCGAGCAGTTCGGGATTCCCGCCGACCGTCTGGCACCTAATCTGTCCCTGGCGCTCGGCGCCGCGGAGGTGACGCCGCTGGAGCTCGCTCAGGCCTATGCCGTGTTTGCCAACGGGGGATACCGGGTCAACCCTTACTACATCGAGCGCGCCGTGGACGGCGATGGGATCGTGGTTTACGAAAGCTGGCCGGCGCGTGCCGTGACCGCCGAGGCCATTGAGCCGCCCGAACCGGGCCCGGAGGGGCCCCGACGCCCCGCGGCCCGGCCCGCCGAGCGGGCGATCAGTGCCGAGAACGCCTGGCTGATGCGCTCCATGCTGCAGAACGTGGTTCAGGAGGGGACAGCCCGTGCCGCGCGCGCCTTGGGCCGGAGCGATCTGGGCGGCAAGACCGGCACCACCAACGAGCAGCGGGATGCCTGGTTCTCGGGTTTCAACGGCGATCTGGTGGTGACCGCCTGGGTGGGCTTCGACGAGTTACAGACGTTGGGCCGTTATGAAACGGGCGGCCGGGCCGCTTTGCCGATCTGGACGGATTTCATGGGCGCGGCGCTGGAGAGTCGGCCCGAGT
- the pilM gene encoding type IV pilus biogenesis protein PilM, with translation MFGPIRRDRTILGVDIGTTAIKVAAVHFREMTPNLSGFAIETRPAGAEASSELIRRAVAASAPHGRIAATAVPAEAAITRVIELPHGLDENALRARVCLDIEDSLRQPCDGVAHDFRTLDDGESGDKQSVLVVATRRDELQTRRQLLEASGLRCRLIDIDTHALTRAALADARLRPPDASHPTALLDLGSRLRLTVFEGRRILYQQDHGIKADAGTGERLQVIERAFAVHHGSQESRMPAAIALAGGGSDQQLAETLSEQFDIPAYCVDPRPAVGVDGTLGNDRLTARLPRLLTAIGLALHAGDRNAHWR, from the coding sequence ATGTTCGGTCCGATAAGACGAGACCGGACGATACTGGGCGTCGACATCGGAACCACCGCCATCAAGGTGGCCGCCGTGCATTTCCGGGAAATGACACCCAATCTCAGCGGGTTTGCCATCGAGACCCGCCCGGCCGGCGCTGAGGCCTCGAGCGAGCTGATCCGCAGGGCGGTCGCTGCCAGTGCCCCGCATGGACGCATCGCCGCCACCGCCGTTCCGGCCGAGGCGGCCATCACCCGGGTGATTGAGCTTCCCCACGGCCTTGATGAGAATGCGTTGCGCGCCCGCGTCTGCCTCGATATCGAGGACTCCCTCAGACAGCCCTGCGATGGAGTCGCCCACGATTTTCGAACATTAGACGACGGCGAGAGCGGGGATAAACAATCGGTACTCGTGGTCGCGACACGCCGCGACGAGCTGCAGACCCGCCGGCAATTGCTTGAGGCCAGTGGACTGCGTTGCCGGCTGATTGATATCGATACCCATGCCCTGACCAGGGCAGCCCTGGCAGATGCCCGACTCCGCCCGCCGGACGCCAGCCACCCGACGGCGTTGCTCGACCTCGGCAGCCGTCTTCGCCTGACGGTGTTCGAGGGCCGGCGGATCCTCTATCAGCAGGACCATGGCATCAAAGCCGACGCCGGCACCGGTGAACGCCTGCAGGTCATCGAGCGCGCCTTCGCGGTGCATCACGGCAGCCAGGAATCGCGGATGCCGGCTGCCATCGCCCTCGCCGGAGGCGGCTCGGACCAGCAACTTGCCGAGACCCTCAGCGAGCAGTTCGACATCCCGGCCTACTGCGTTGACCCGCGTCCGGCAGTCGGTGTCGATGGAACGCTCGGCAATGACAGGCTCACCGCCCGGCTGCCCCGTCTGCTGACCGCCATCGGCCTTGCGCTGCATGCCGGAGATCGCAATGCCCATTGGCGTTAA
- a CDS encoding PilN domain-containing protein has product MPIGVNLLPWRTERDRRERRRMGLAMPTATLIGLGIMLTAAVIAQEMRQELLDANRQVRHQIKALADRRAATEQLERTHKVLSQRMTAMEALLEGRTRALDELAGLTKALPTDVRLVRIERGAERMVIEGVAPQAASVSALVTALRASPRFPDLRFERLGTRAAQGGHGDRFRIVVRNAVERTAEERRAQGAMQ; this is encoded by the coding sequence ATGCCCATTGGCGTTAACCTGCTGCCCTGGCGTACCGAGCGCGACCGGCGCGAACGACGCCGGATGGGGTTGGCGATGCCGACCGCTACCTTGATCGGCCTGGGCATCATGCTGACCGCCGCCGTGATCGCGCAGGAAATGCGCCAGGAACTGCTGGACGCCAACAGGCAGGTGCGCCATCAGATCAAAGCGCTGGCAGACCGGCGGGCTGCCACTGAGCAGCTGGAGCGGACCCACAAGGTTCTGAGCCAGCGCATGACGGCCATGGAAGCGCTCCTGGAAGGCCGGACCCGAGCCCTTGATGAACTTGCGGGTCTGACCAAGGCACTGCCCACAGACGTGCGTCTCGTGCGCATTGAGCGTGGTGCGGAGCGCATGGTGATCGAGGGTGTTGCCCCCCAGGCCGCCTCGGTCTCAGCGCTGGTCACGGCACTTCGGGCGTCACCGCGGTTTCCGGACCTGCGATTCGAGCGCCTCGGCACCCGCGCTGCGCAGGGCGGGCACGGCGACCGTTTCCGCATCGTCGTTCGCAATGCGGTTGAGCGAACCGCGGAGGAACGCCGCGCACAGGGGGCGATGCAGTGA
- a CDS encoding type IV pilus inner membrane component PilO: MNGGAWRGITLMLLVGLIAGWFAILQPAMSERQGAENEAERLASRLAAHRAAAARHDEWRDQVERLNRQIHAHPMRLPPEADLSGLLDHIAGVATASGTRLIGVEPASPITTADYRQRTLTVRLEGDWNGLVSLLTRLGHETRAVTMNRLTLARQNSDAEGLPLTLTLTITGYWQTGDADSPATGTHPMGWVASDPVTANDQLAALDRNPFRSGAVTPGSAAYGLSYLGRIEVGDRVWALLRDADGTIHSRLTGAILPGGGRLERVTPAAIIVHHPSGDEDQGKSVVRQRIALDNSGG, encoded by the coding sequence GTGAACGGTGGGGCATGGCGAGGTATCACCCTCATGCTGCTGGTGGGCCTGATCGCCGGATGGTTCGCGATCCTTCAACCCGCAATGAGCGAACGACAGGGGGCAGAGAATGAGGCGGAACGGCTTGCATCCCGCCTCGCGGCCCATCGCGCCGCGGCGGCGCGACACGATGAATGGCGTGATCAGGTAGAGCGTCTCAACCGGCAAATCCATGCGCACCCGATGCGACTGCCCCCTGAAGCCGATCTCTCCGGGCTGCTGGACCATATTGCCGGCGTTGCCACGGCCAGCGGCACGCGACTGATCGGCGTGGAGCCGGCGAGCCCGATCACCACAGCGGATTATCGGCAGCGCACGCTGACGGTGCGCCTCGAAGGGGACTGGAACGGGCTGGTCAGCTTGCTGACAAGGCTTGGCCATGAGACTCGGGCCGTTACGATGAACCGCTTGACCCTGGCGCGCCAAAACTCCGACGCCGAGGGTCTGCCACTGACACTCACGTTGACCATCACCGGTTACTGGCAGACCGGTGACGCCGACTCCCCGGCGACCGGAACCCATCCGATGGGCTGGGTGGCATCCGATCCAGTCACCGCCAACGATCAGCTCGCGGCCCTCGACCGCAATCCGTTCCGATCCGGAGCCGTCACGCCGGGCAGCGCGGCTTACGGATTGAGCTACCTCGGCCGAATCGAGGTCGGCGACCGGGTCTGGGCGCTGCTCCGCGACGCCGACGGCACCATCCACTCCCGTCTGACCGGCGCCATCCTCCCTGGCGGCGGAAGGCTCGAGCGGGTGACGCCGGCCGCCATCATCGTGCACCACCCCAGCGGCGATGAAGACCAGGGCAAGTCGGTCGTCCGGCAGCGGATTGCACTCGATAACTCAGGAGGATGA
- the pilQ gene encoding type IV pilus secretin PilQ — protein MPAVTNRLRHRIAALILMLGAMAAHAAADPPAPVRLDIRDMTLPEVMNQVRAVTGENPSVLQNDGQSDRPLPADTDEPGLLPTVFLPVKYATAADLADLIQAPRVRVDSRTNTLIVGGTQSDLERARALVERLDVPVRQVLIEARLVIASEDFSDEIGVQFRASRRNQAGDSVIISGGTLDEEGLMVDLPVGNAAGSAGLAIGKVGSYLLQLELSAMESENRGEIISSPRVVTASNQQAEIKQGVQIPFEQATSSGATSIAFRDAVLGLTVTPQITPDDQIQLALAVNQDSRGEETPEGPAINTQSVRTHVLVADGETVVLGGVFEQTRRNGVRRVPLLSDLPVVGGLFERRMRVDDRSELLIFVTPRILEAPTAITNTVESGG, from the coding sequence ATGCCGGCGGTCACCAACCGGTTGCGCCACCGCATCGCTGCCCTGATTCTGATGCTGGGCGCCATGGCAGCCCACGCGGCAGCGGATCCGCCGGCACCCGTGCGTCTGGATATCCGCGACATGACGCTGCCCGAGGTCATGAACCAGGTCCGGGCCGTGACCGGAGAAAACCCTTCCGTCCTGCAGAACGACGGCCAGTCGGACCGGCCACTTCCGGCCGACACCGATGAGCCCGGCTTGCTGCCCACGGTCTTCCTGCCGGTGAAATACGCCACGGCAGCGGACCTGGCCGACCTGATCCAGGCGCCCCGGGTCCGCGTGGACAGTCGTACCAATACACTGATCGTGGGCGGCACCCAAAGCGATCTGGAACGCGCCCGCGCGCTGGTGGAGCGGCTGGATGTGCCGGTACGCCAGGTGCTGATCGAGGCTCGACTCGTCATTGCCAGCGAGGACTTCAGCGATGAGATCGGTGTTCAATTCCGTGCCTCACGGCGCAATCAGGCCGGTGACAGTGTGATCATCAGCGGCGGCACCCTCGACGAGGAAGGCCTGATGGTCGATCTGCCGGTGGGCAACGCGGCGGGCTCGGCGGGCCTCGCCATCGGCAAGGTCGGCAGCTATCTGCTGCAGCTAGAACTCTCGGCCATGGAGAGTGAGAACCGCGGCGAGATCATCTCCAGCCCGCGGGTCGTCACCGCCAGCAACCAGCAGGCCGAAATCAAGCAGGGTGTGCAGATTCCTTTCGAGCAGGCGACCTCCAGTGGCGCCACCAGCATCGCCTTTCGCGATGCGGTGCTTGGCCTGACGGTCACGCCGCAGATCACGCCGGATGACCAGATTCAACTCGCTCTGGCGGTCAATCAGGACAGCCGCGGCGAGGAAACGCCTGAGGGCCCCGCCATCAACACTCAGTCCGTGCGCACTCATGTTCTGGTCGCCGACGGCGAGACCGTTGTGCTGGGCGGGGTCTTCGAGCAGACCCGACGCAATGGCGTGCGTCGGGTTCCCTTGCTCTCCGATCTGCCGGTGGTGGGCGGGCTTTTCGAGCGCCGCATGCGGGTCGATGACCGCAGCGAGTTGCTGATCTTCGTCACACCCCGCATTCTCGAGGCCCCGACGGCAATAACAAACACGGTAGAATCCGGCGGATGA
- a CDS encoding shikimate kinase produces MTTIDRVFLIGPMGAGKSTIGRRLAERLGLAFVDLDTAIETRTGVDIPRIFDIEGEAGFRRREAELLDELTLRHDLVLATGGGAVLDEANRQHLGQRGLVVYLRADVATQLARTRNSQRPLLQGEDPEGRLRSILETRAPIYESLADIAIDTEDGMPDRIAERVAHQILNPGVIP; encoded by the coding sequence ATGACAACCATTGACCGCGTCTTTCTCATCGGTCCGATGGGGGCCGGCAAGAGCACCATCGGCCGACGCCTTGCCGAGCGGCTTGGCCTTGCCTTCGTCGACCTCGACACCGCCATCGAGACCCGGACTGGCGTCGACATTCCGCGGATCTTCGACATCGAGGGAGAAGCCGGTTTCCGCCGCCGGGAGGCGGAGCTGCTGGATGAACTCACCCTACGCCATGACCTCGTCCTGGCCACCGGAGGCGGTGCCGTGCTCGACGAAGCGAATCGTCAGCACCTGGGACAGCGCGGACTGGTCGTCTACCTGCGTGCCGACGTCGCAACCCAGCTGGCCCGCACCCGAAACAGCCAGCGGCCACTCCTGCAGGGCGAGGACCCGGAAGGCCGACTACGATCCATTCTCGAGACCCGGGCCCCGATCTACGAATCCCTTGCCGATATCGCCATCGATACGGAAGATGGCATGCCCGATCGCATTGCAGAGCGCGTGGCGCACCAAATTCTCAATCCGGGGGTCATCCCATGA
- the aroB gene encoding 3-dehydroquinate synthase, translating to MKHDRRLVEVALGNRSYPIHIGRGLLQDAALIRESVPARQVMIISNETVAPLYLAALKTALGERRITAVSLPDGEQEKCLESMLPVFDEMLVNGFGRDCQVVALGGGVIGDLAGFVAATYQRGVNFVQIPTTLLAMVDSSVGGKTGVNHPRGKNMIGAFHQPRAVIADLEVLGTLPDRELRAGMAEVVKYALLGDREFLDWLDGHVDAALAREPDALAFIVERCCRNKAAIVAADEREAGQRALLNLGHTFGHAIEAARGYGDWLHGEAIAAGMCMAACLSARQGWISREERDRAVDLIGRVGLPTSPPTDLGAERFREFMARDKKNRDGELRLVLLRGLGDAVVTADYDEAALTATLEGEADD from the coding sequence ATGAAACATGATCGGCGTCTGGTCGAGGTGGCCCTCGGCAATCGCAGCTACCCCATCCATATCGGCCGAGGGCTGCTGCAGGATGCCGCGCTGATACGCGAGAGCGTACCGGCCCGGCAGGTCATGATCATCAGCAACGAAACCGTCGCCCCCCTCTACCTCGCCGCCCTCAAGACGGCGCTGGGAGAGCGCCGCATCACGGCCGTGTCGCTGCCGGATGGCGAGCAGGAAAAATGCCTGGAATCGATGCTGCCGGTCTTCGACGAAATGCTGGTCAATGGCTTCGGCCGTGACTGTCAGGTGGTCGCCCTGGGTGGTGGCGTGATCGGGGATCTGGCCGGCTTCGTGGCGGCCACCTACCAGCGCGGTGTGAATTTCGTGCAGATTCCCACCACGCTGCTGGCGATGGTCGACTCGTCGGTGGGCGGCAAGACCGGCGTCAACCATCCGCGGGGCAAGAACATGATCGGCGCGTTCCATCAACCCCGGGCGGTCATCGCCGATCTTGAGGTACTCGGGACACTACCGGACCGCGAGCTGCGTGCAGGCATGGCGGAAGTCGTCAAATATGCCCTGCTCGGTGACCGCGAATTCCTCGACTGGCTGGACGGGCATGTCGATGCGGCCCTGGCCCGTGAACCGGACGCCCTCGCCTTCATCGTCGAGCGCTGCTGCCGGAACAAGGCGGCCATCGTCGCCGCGGACGAGCGCGAGGCGGGTCAGCGCGCCCTGCTCAACCTCGGTCATACCTTCGGCCATGCCATCGAGGCCGCCCGGGGCTATGGCGACTGGCTCCATGGCGAAGCCATTGCCGCCGGCATGTGCATGGCCGCTTGCCTGTCGGCCCGCCAGGGCTGGATCAGTCGGGAAGAGCGGGACCGGGCCGTGGATCTGATCGGCCGGGTCGGCCTGCCGACCTCTCCTCCAACCGACCTGGGCGCGGAGCGCTTCCGTGAGTTCATGGCGCGGGACAAGAAAAACCGGGATGGCGAACTGCGACTGGTGCTCCTGCGCGGGTTGGGTGATGCCGTGGTGACAGCGGACTATGACGAGGCCGCATTGACCGCAACATTGGAGGGCGAGGCGGATGACTGA
- a CDS encoding deoxyguanosinetriphosphate triphosphohydrolase: protein MTEVPVDPPGLAHYASRPSASRGRRHADDRPDLRNAFQRDRDRIIHSSAFRRLEYKTQVFVNHEGDLFRTRLTHSLEVAQIARTIARALGLNEDLTEAIALAHDLGHTPFGHAGQEALNTCMSEYGGFEHNLQSLRVVDVLEGRYPDFDGLNLTFETREGLVKRCPLEQAERLGEIGKRFLEGTQPSLEAQLTNIADEIAYNSHDVDDGLRAGLLELNALREVQWIDWLYTDIQAKHPGLSGRRLVYRIVRELIAGQVNDLLAVSRDRIGDADPDGPEAVRTLERPLIAFSPQMQQRHRDLKGYLLEHLYRHYRVHRMTTKAAHVIESLFEIFMGDVRLLPPQFRQAAEERARRDGERGRARAVADYIAGMTDRFAIDEHERLTTPKRLT, encoded by the coding sequence ATGACTGAGGTTCCGGTCGATCCGCCGGGCCTGGCGCACTATGCCTCTCGACCCTCGGCCAGTCGCGGTCGACGGCACGCCGATGATCGGCCCGACCTGCGTAACGCCTTTCAGCGAGACCGCGACCGGATCATTCACAGTTCTGCGTTCCGGCGGCTCGAGTACAAGACGCAGGTGTTCGTCAATCACGAAGGCGATCTGTTCCGCACCCGCCTGACCCATAGCCTCGAGGTGGCTCAGATCGCCCGCACCATCGCCCGTGCGCTGGGCCTCAACGAGGATCTCACCGAAGCGATCGCCCTCGCCCACGACCTAGGCCATACCCCTTTCGGCCATGCGGGCCAGGAGGCCCTGAACACCTGCATGTCCGAATATGGCGGCTTCGAGCACAATCTGCAGTCGCTGCGCGTCGTCGACGTGCTCGAGGGCCGTTACCCGGACTTCGATGGACTCAATCTCACCTTCGAGACGCGCGAAGGGCTGGTCAAGCGCTGCCCGCTGGAGCAGGCGGAACGCCTGGGTGAGATCGGAAAACGTTTTCTCGAAGGGACCCAGCCCTCGCTGGAGGCCCAGCTCACGAATATCGCCGATGAAATCGCCTACAACAGCCACGACGTCGACGATGGGCTGCGGGCCGGCCTCCTTGAGCTCAATGCCTTGCGCGAGGTCCAGTGGATCGACTGGCTGTACACCGATATCCAGGCCAAGCACCCGGGGCTGAGTGGACGACGGCTCGTCTACCGTATCGTCCGCGAGCTGATCGCCGGTCAGGTCAATGATCTGCTGGCAGTGAGCCGCGACCGGATCGGCGATGCCGATCCGGACGGGCCCGAGGCGGTGCGGACCCTTGAGCGTCCACTCATCGCATTCAGCCCGCAGATGCAGCAGCGCCATCGGGATCTCAAGGGTTATCTGCTCGAGCACCTCTACCGTCACTATCGCGTACACCGCATGACCACGAAGGCCGCCCACGTGATCGAGTCGCTCTTCGAGATCTTCATGGGCGATGTCCGGCTACTGCCGCCGCAGTTCCGTCAGGCCGCGGAAGAGCGGGCCCGGCGGGATGGTGAGCGTGGCCGGGCGCGGGCCGTGGCCGACTACATCGCCGGCATGACCGATCGTTTCGCCATCGACGAACATGAACGCCTGACGACACCGAAAAGGCTCACCTGA